CCTCCGGCCCGGCGCACGCGACGACGTAGACGTCACGCCCGGCCTCGCGCAGCGCCCGCGCCGCGACCCAGCCGTCACCTCCGTTGCCGCCCTTGCCGGTGACGACCGCGACACGGCCACCCGGCGCCGAGGACCGCACGCAGGCGGCGACCGCGCGGCCGGCCCGCTCCATCAGGTCGGCGGTCGTCACGCCCTGCTTCCCCGCGAGCCGCTCGGCGTCGCGGACCTGTCCGGTGTTCAGCGCGTACCTCATGCGTCCTCCCCCGGCTCCCCCTCGATCACGGCCCCGGGCTCGACGGCGTCGTCGTCCGCGGCGGCCCCGATGCTGTCGAGCATACCGCGGGCCTCCCTGAACGCGGCGGCGAGGCGGTCCTTCGGGTCGACCTCGGGCGGCTTGGGCGCGCTGCCGCCCGTGAGCGCCACTGCAGACGCGACCGCGGTGACGTGCGTGAACGACAGCGACAGGTGCATCTCGGTGACGCCGAGGCGCTCCGCGGTCTCGGCGGCGTTGCCGTGCAGGATCGGCTGCGGACGCCCGCGCTCGTCGCGCCCGACCTCGACGTCGGTGAAGCGCATGCCCGAGAAGCCGGAGCCGAGCGCTTTCAATACCGCTTCCTTCGCGGCGAACCGCAGCGCGTAGTGCACCTCCGGCCGTGCTCGCTTCTCGCAGTACTCACGCTCTGCGGCCGAGAAGCAGCGTTCCTTCATCCGAGGGTGCTTCTCGAGCGCGACGCGCATGCGCTCGATCTCGACGATGTCCACACCCAGCCCGAAGACCATGGCGCTACTCCACCGTCACGGACTTCGCGAGGTTGCGCGGCTGGTCCACATTGCAGCCCTTGGCCTTCGCGATCAGGTACGACAGCAGCTGCAGCGGCACGACGGCCGGGATCGCCGCGAGGTCCTCGCTGGTCTCCGGCACGTAGAGCACGTGCTCGGCGTGCTTGCGGATCTCGTCGTCGCCCTCGGTCGCCACGGCGATGACCTCGGCCCCGCGCGCGCGCACCTCCTGGATGTTGCTGACGACCTTGTCGTACGTGTGGCCCGCCGTGGCGACGACCACGACCGGCACCTGCGGGGTGATGAGCGCGATGGGCCCGTGCTTCATCTCGCCGGCGGGGTACGCCTCGGCGTGGATGTAGGAGATCTCCTTGAGCTTGAGCGCGCCCTCCATCGCCACGGGCACGCCGATGCCCCGC
This sequence is a window from Actinomycetota bacterium. Protein-coding genes within it:
- the acpS gene encoding holo-[acyl-carrier-protein] synthase — its product is MVFGLGVDIVEIERMRVALEKHPRMKERCFSAAEREYCEKRARPEVHYALRFAAKEAVLKALGSGFSGMRFTDVEVGRDERGRPQPILHGNAAETAERLGVTEMHLSLSFTHVTAVASAVALTGGSAPKPPEVDPKDRLAAAFREARGMLDSIGAAADDDAVEPGAVIEGEPGEDA